Proteins co-encoded in one Pseudomonadota bacterium genomic window:
- a CDS encoding tyrosine-type recombinase/integrase encodes MAGHIRCSKCRHTINGPLCGCGSVKVHISLYSKGKHYKVGKDREGDILTYYKAKRLLENIRSEIDRKKFDITNWLPGKIRERLFINKMDEWLALKENEVETKELAPETFRCYQSYTKNHYKPFNSMDVRDITFADLEVFKDKLPGHLKIKSKKNILNALKSFFVWLRKKGVVKEVPLFPEIKGDDATVRIALDYDDQAEALKKIPEDHKDIIEFMFETGLRIAEACSLKISDIDTKEGKALIQRTYSGSVLKENTKANSKKWIPLSDKAIEIVLKNSHSKHPGLFLFINSATGRGYRQEFLRRLWHKYSDLDVTLYESTRHSFCTQIAESGICNTLQARELMRHSDIRSTEKYFHGSIPKLRDIVNSRGKIIELRKPKGNEKETSLSNVSN; translated from the coding sequence ATGGCTGGACATATTAGGTGTTCCAAGTGTAGACATACCATCAATGGCCCATTGTGTGGATGTGGCAGTGTCAAGGTCCATATATCTCTCTATTCGAAGGGGAAGCATTATAAGGTTGGCAAGGATAGAGAGGGCGACATTCTCACTTACTACAAGGCAAAGAGGCTACTTGAAAACATCCGGAGTGAAATTGACAGGAAAAAGTTTGACATAACAAACTGGTTACCAGGGAAGATACGGGAAAGGCTATTTATCAACAAGATGGATGAATGGCTTGCCTTAAAAGAAAATGAGGTCGAGACAAAAGAGCTGGCTCCTGAGACCTTTCGATGTTATCAGAGTTATACGAAAAACCACTATAAACCCTTCAATAGTATGGATGTGAGGGACATTACCTTTGCAGATTTGGAGGTATTTAAGGATAAACTACCAGGGCATTTGAAGATAAAGAGTAAGAAGAACATCCTCAATGCTTTAAAATCATTTTTTGTTTGGCTACGTAAGAAGGGGGTCGTCAAAGAGGTTCCACTATTTCCTGAAATAAAAGGTGATGACGCTACTGTGAGAATTGCGCTTGATTATGATGATCAGGCCGAGGCATTGAAAAAGATACCAGAGGACCATAAAGATATTATCGAATTCATGTTTGAAACAGGACTCAGGATAGCAGAGGCATGTTCCCTGAAAATATCAGATATTGACACAAAAGAGGGGAAGGCATTAATCCAGCGTACATATAGCGGGAGTGTCTTAAAAGAGAATACAAAGGCAAACAGCAAGAAGTGGATACCATTGAGCGACAAGGCTATTGAGATAGTGTTAAAAAATTCTCACAGCAAACACCCTGGTCTATTCTTATTTATCAATAGTGCTACTGGTAGAGGCTATAGACAGGAGTTTTTGAGAAGGTTATGGCACAAGTATTCAGATCTTGATGTCACCCTCTATGAATCTACGAGGCATTCATTCTGCACACAGATTGCAGAGAGCGGGATATGCAATACTTTACAAGCGAGAGAATTAATGCGCCATAGTGATATTAGAAGTACTGAAAAATACTTTCATGGGAGTATTCCAAAGCTGAGAGACATTGTTAATTCAAGAGGCAAAATTATTGAGCTCAGGAAACCAAAAGGAAACGAGAAGGAAACGAGTTTGAGCAATGTATCTAATTGA